In Halobacteriovorax marinus SJ, the following proteins share a genomic window:
- a CDS encoding cation:proton antiporter, producing MNLSITNDLEYLAIFTLVLILPKLLLRFRLPSGITALVIGIMFSMIDPTIQDDRLFRFLSQIGITSLFLFAGLEVDFGELKSDGKYLSKYIGKSLVVILLMVLGLSEFFDLSYPSATILALGIFTPSAGFIMNSMHSFNMGEDQEYWVKSKAISKELMSVVLLFIALQGHDIKSMLISLIFFAALFAFLPLIFKLYFKFISPYAPNSEIPFLVVLSLTAGVISKELGTYYLVGAFIVGLIGSRFKHKIFKDDEQMLFSALAGFFNVFLPFYFFQAGLKISVGELTMDSFILGIIFIVIFVPLRIILTSSSLKYILKEFINKPYQISLSLMPTLIFGLVAAGALRNRGEVDSKLIYALIFYTLISSLLPSIFFSLRKGEAKQVEQQG from the coding sequence ATGAATCTATCAATTACAAATGACCTTGAATATCTAGCAATATTCACACTAGTTCTTATTCTTCCAAAATTACTACTTAGGTTTCGACTCCCATCTGGAATCACGGCCCTCGTTATCGGGATAATGTTCTCGATGATTGATCCTACAATTCAGGATGATCGACTCTTTAGGTTTCTCTCTCAAATTGGCATTACTTCACTCTTTCTCTTCGCTGGACTTGAAGTGGATTTTGGAGAATTAAAGAGTGACGGAAAGTACCTCTCTAAGTATATCGGAAAATCTCTCGTTGTTATTTTGCTAATGGTTTTAGGACTGAGTGAGTTTTTTGATCTCAGCTATCCAAGTGCAACAATTCTCGCTCTGGGGATCTTTACTCCTTCAGCAGGTTTTATCATGAACTCTATGCACTCGTTTAATATGGGAGAAGACCAAGAGTATTGGGTGAAGTCTAAGGCAATTAGTAAGGAGTTGATGTCAGTCGTGCTGCTGTTCATTGCTCTGCAAGGGCACGATATTAAATCAATGTTGATATCATTGATTTTCTTCGCGGCCCTCTTTGCATTTCTTCCGCTTATCTTTAAGCTCTATTTTAAATTTATTTCCCCATATGCTCCAAATTCAGAAATCCCATTCCTAGTTGTTCTCTCCCTCACTGCCGGAGTTATTTCTAAAGAACTAGGAACATACTATCTAGTAGGGGCCTTCATCGTAGGTCTAATTGGTTCAAGATTTAAGCACAAAATTTTTAAAGACGATGAGCAAATGCTCTTTAGCGCTCTCGCTGGATTCTTTAATGTCTTTCTTCCATTCTACTTCTTTCAAGCGGGGCTTAAGATCTCTGTTGGTGAGCTAACGATGGACTCTTTTATTCTAGGTATAATTTTCATCGTGATCTTTGTGCCACTTAGAATTATTCTAACAAGCTCAAGTTTAAAGTATATCTTAAAGGAATTTATCAATAAGCCTTATCAGATTTCTCTCTCTCTCATGCCAACACTTATCTTTGGTTTAGTTGCAGCGGGAGCTCTAAGAAATAGAGGAGAGGTAGATTCAAAACTTATTTATGCACTTATTTTCTATACATTGATTTCAAGCTTACTTCCTTCAATCTTTTTCTCTCTTAGAAAAGGTGAGGCAAAACAGGTAGAGCAACAGGGGTAG
- a CDS encoding ATP-binding cassette domain-containing protein, producing the protein MKYLTTENLVIGHKKDLCKIDELAIESGEILHIKGRNGSGKSTLLKTLLGEISKRSGNFKWHLRAKEISYLPQSGFLSTNFNFTLEEILELYEVPNDISSILSDELKNRLWINASGGEKQLTLILSRISQHTKLLILDEPLNHLDAESRKLIEELLLTLMHKSADFSILIVSHLEIDLELREFEL; encoded by the coding sequence ATGAAATACCTCACCACTGAAAATCTAGTTATCGGCCATAAGAAAGACTTATGCAAAATAGATGAACTAGCAATTGAAAGTGGTGAAATCCTTCACATAAAAGGAAGAAACGGCTCTGGAAAAAGTACTCTTTTAAAGACTCTTTTAGGAGAAATATCCAAGAGGTCGGGAAACTTTAAATGGCATCTTAGGGCCAAAGAGATTTCTTACCTTCCCCAGTCAGGATTTCTCTCTACGAACTTCAACTTTACGCTTGAAGAAATTCTAGAACTCTATGAAGTCCCTAATGATATTAGTTCTATTTTAAGTGATGAGTTAAAGAATAGGCTCTGGATCAACGCCTCCGGAGGAGAGAAACAACTCACATTAATATTATCTAGAATTAGTCAGCACACAAAGCTCTTAATTCTAGATGAGCCTCTTAACCACCTAGATGCAGAGTCTAGAAAGTTAATTGAAGAGTTACTCCTCACCCTTATGCATAAGAGTGCCGATTTTTCCATTCTAATCGTCTCTCACTTAGAAATTGACTTAGAACTAAGGGAGTTTGAATTATGA
- a CDS encoding metal ABC transporter permease, with translation MIEMLLFYKLSFITSILSSASFSIIGKHFIWRNKFLELFTLCQFAIIGNLVGHLLIPFIHLEVTPLITSIAFFVLGKTLFDILRINSKDRSTRMITIYLVLNSIQFLMISLFPNLETHLNNGLFGSMVTAFDYENMWMISIYGLLLILLFFYNKVISKNSLEISFFQRNKKKTKDEYFLLIPVIIGVFGLGLIYTLSFLSLGAIILANGFSNQRINTLCTAIISIFASVGGLFLSIYFENLSTTPTQVVLLALLCGLVKLSRTKLL, from the coding sequence ATGATAGAGATGCTACTCTTTTATAAGCTTAGCTTCATCACTTCAATTCTCTCCAGTGCGAGTTTTTCTATTATCGGAAAGCACTTTATTTGGAGAAATAAATTTCTAGAGCTTTTCACTCTTTGCCAATTTGCCATTATAGGTAATTTAGTTGGTCACTTACTTATTCCTTTTATTCATTTAGAAGTTACACCACTAATTACAAGTATCGCTTTCTTTGTTTTAGGAAAGACTCTCTTTGATATTCTAAGAATTAATAGTAAAGACCGTTCTACCAGAATGATTACAATCTACCTTGTTCTAAATTCAATTCAATTCTTAATGATTTCTCTCTTTCCAAATTTAGAAACCCATCTAAATAACGGCCTCTTCGGAAGTATGGTTACTGCATTCGATTATGAGAATATGTGGATGATTAGTATCTATGGGCTCTTACTCATACTACTCTTTTTCTATAATAAAGTGATCTCTAAGAACTCCCTTGAAATTAGCTTCTTCCAAAGAAATAAGAAGAAGACCAAGGACGAATACTTCTTACTTATACCAGTGATCATAGGAGTCTTTGGTCTTGGACTGATCTACACTCTAAGTTTTCTCTCCCTTGGAGCTATCATACTGGCCAATGGATTTTCAAATCAAAGGATCAATACTCTTTGTACGGCGATTATAAGTATCTTCGCCTCCGTGGGTGGATTATTTCTTTCCATATACTTTGAAAACCTTAGCACCACACCAACGCAAGTCGTATTACTTGCGCTTCTATGTGGTCTTGTAAAGCTCTCTAGAACAAAATTACTTTAA
- a CDS encoding PqqD family protein gives MESQLDNLYPVKKGKLAKDKDENFMLLNSEGKAYSTNSAILLIWELCSGESSVTQLCNELRANSKNNSVDLTEKVSEIIEKLNKAKLVEFKRLEH, from the coding sequence ATGGAATCACAACTTGATAACCTCTACCCTGTTAAAAAGGGAAAATTGGCCAAGGATAAAGACGAGAACTTCATGCTCTTAAATAGCGAGGGGAAGGCCTACTCTACAAACTCTGCCATTTTACTTATATGGGAACTCTGCTCAGGAGAATCCTCCGTAACTCAACTTTGTAATGAGCTACGTGCGAATTCTAAGAATAACTCTGTCGATCTAACAGAGAAGGTTTCTGAGATCATTGAAAAACTGAACAAAGCAAAACTCGTAGAGTTTAAGAGATTAGAACACTAA
- a CDS encoding metal ABC transporter substrate-binding protein, whose amino-acid sequence MYSKVIICLTLLSSISAFAKLNVVTTTTDIAWLANQIGKEEVKVRALLKGTEDPHFVEALPSFIHKAANADLFCEIGLELESAWSKKVKARSGNKDIQDAAKGSCDLSKQVEVLGKLDHGLDRSHGDVHSAGNPHYHLGPSYLLMAGKELRDKLTTLSPKKKEFFEKNYQKLAASLDSYKKEKERALQRIKSLSFMEYHKEFTYFLKDYDLKNIESVEEISGVPPSASRIIKVINLIKENKVSAILATTNAPKAVLDKIASATGVKIIYSPLSIEDYTDDQSYNKLQDNIIDQLLKLK is encoded by the coding sequence ATGTATTCTAAAGTAATTATTTGTTTAACATTGCTCTCCTCTATCTCAGCTTTTGCAAAGTTAAATGTCGTGACAACTACGACTGATATTGCATGGCTGGCCAATCAAATAGGTAAAGAGGAAGTGAAAGTAAGAGCACTTCTTAAAGGTACGGAAGACCCTCACTTTGTTGAGGCGCTCCCAAGCTTTATTCACAAGGCCGCCAATGCAGATTTATTCTGTGAGATAGGGCTTGAGCTTGAGAGTGCTTGGTCAAAAAAAGTAAAAGCGAGGTCTGGCAATAAAGACATTCAAGACGCTGCAAAGGGAAGTTGTGACCTTAGTAAGCAAGTTGAAGTGCTTGGAAAACTTGACCATGGACTCGATAGGTCGCATGGTGACGTTCACTCGGCGGGAAATCCTCACTACCACTTAGGACCTAGCTACTTGCTTATGGCAGGGAAAGAGCTGCGCGATAAACTCACAACTCTCTCTCCAAAGAAGAAAGAGTTCTTTGAGAAAAATTATCAAAAACTAGCTGCATCTCTAGACTCATATAAGAAAGAAAAAGAGAGGGCCCTACAAAGAATTAAATCTTTAAGCTTCATGGAATACCACAAGGAATTCACTTACTTTCTTAAAGATTATGACTTGAAAAATATTGAAAGTGTTGAAGAAATCTCAGGTGTTCCTCCTTCTGCTTCTCGTATTATAAAAGTCATTAATTTAATTAAAGAAAATAAAGTTTCTGCAATACTGGCGACAACGAATGCTCCTAAAGCTGTTTTAGATAAAATTGCCTCTGCAACAGGAGTTAAGATTATTTACTCTCCTTTAAGTATTGAGGACTATACCGATGATCAATCTTATAATAAACTACAAGACAATATTATTGATCAACTCTTGAAGCTAAAATGA
- a CDS encoding LysR family transcriptional regulator has translation MHKLKDINWNHLYCFYEVAKAQSLKKGAKNIGTASSTLSEQLKKLEEKFNKKLFVRSPKGLSLTTDGAQLFDKTRVIFEEGSKILEHFSDDVVGGYPVNVGIEETITYDLACEFASQYWDLYTPYGTVNTIRQSEHDILVENLIQGNIDWGISLRKPKRKSLDYQEIGSFEVVFCCSLDLYNKFKSEKDILVNIPFAENSWDKSLNRTIYQYLRKKGIIPKEKIFSDHSDFVNKLCDRGRCVMFIPKNPLEEYPGLKTFQLDEPIKVSLFAIWKKNDEGLISIRKLKELIQTKLSYVPERYEDVDLQIEVSEVSDDLLK, from the coding sequence ATGCATAAATTAAAAGATATTAATTGGAATCATCTCTACTGCTTTTATGAAGTGGCCAAGGCGCAGTCTTTAAAGAAGGGTGCTAAGAATATTGGAACGGCTTCTTCAACTCTTAGTGAGCAGTTAAAGAAATTAGAAGAAAAATTTAATAAGAAGTTATTTGTTAGAAGTCCCAAAGGGCTTTCTCTCACAACCGATGGCGCTCAGTTATTTGATAAGACTCGAGTTATTTTTGAAGAGGGGAGTAAGATACTTGAGCACTTTTCAGATGATGTGGTTGGCGGATATCCAGTGAATGTTGGTATCGAGGAGACGATTACATATGATCTTGCTTGTGAGTTTGCTTCCCAGTATTGGGACCTCTATACTCCCTACGGTACAGTGAACACCATTAGGCAATCAGAGCACGATATTTTGGTAGAGAATCTTATTCAAGGAAATATTGATTGGGGGATATCTCTTCGAAAGCCTAAGAGAAAGAGTTTGGACTATCAAGAGATCGGCTCGTTCGAAGTTGTCTTTTGTTGTTCGCTGGATCTGTACAATAAATTTAAGAGCGAGAAAGATATTCTTGTGAATATTCCTTTTGCAGAGAATAGCTGGGATAAGAGTTTGAATCGAACGATTTACCAGTACCTTAGAAAGAAGGGGATTATTCCTAAGGAGAAAATCTTCAGTGATCACTCTGACTTTGTAAATAAACTCTGTGATAGAGGTCGTTGTGTGATGTTTATTCCTAAGAATCCTCTAGAGGAATATCCTGGTCTTAAAACTTTCCAACTTGATGAGCCCATTAAGGTTTCTCTCTTTGCAATTTGGAAGAAGAATGATGAGGGATTGATTTCCATAAGAAAGCTTAAAGAGTTAATCCAAACAAAACTCTCATATGTTCCAGAGAGATATGAAGATGTTGATTTACAGATTGAAGTATCAGAAGTTTCAGATGATTTGTTGAAGTGA
- a CDS encoding dienelactone hydrolase family protein, whose product MKILIALTAMFFAFNSFSKMITKEVRYKMGDTYYKSQLVFSDKVPTNAPLVLMVPNWRGMTEGSLTKAKKVAANKYIVMLADVYGENVRPKNNDEAKVAATKMRSDVPLLRKATNKAIDILKEEGKKLKANQENIAAIGFCFGGGAVLESARSGKNLKAVVSFHGNLNTPDPKDAKNIKASVLVLNGAIDPAVPKEQIADFEKEMNEAKVDWQFVNFSGAVHSFTNPEANRKGRSEYHPVAAKRSFIMMNNFFDEVFN is encoded by the coding sequence TTGAAAATTTTAATTGCACTTACTGCAATGTTTTTTGCATTCAATTCATTTTCTAAAATGATCACCAAAGAAGTTAGATATAAAATGGGAGACACCTATTACAAAAGCCAATTAGTCTTCTCAGATAAAGTTCCTACAAACGCCCCACTCGTCTTAATGGTCCCAAATTGGAGAGGTATGACTGAGGGCTCACTCACAAAGGCCAAGAAAGTTGCAGCAAATAAGTACATTGTCATGCTGGCCGATGTTTATGGAGAAAATGTAAGGCCGAAGAATAATGATGAGGCCAAGGTAGCCGCTACAAAAATGAGGAGCGATGTTCCTCTTCTTAGAAAGGCCACGAATAAGGCCATCGACATTTTGAAAGAAGAAGGAAAAAAGCTTAAAGCGAACCAAGAGAATATTGCCGCAATCGGATTTTGCTTTGGTGGTGGAGCAGTTCTTGAGTCTGCACGTTCAGGTAAGAATTTAAAGGCCGTTGTCTCTTTTCACGGAAACCTAAACACACCTGATCCTAAAGACGCTAAAAATATCAAGGCCAGTGTTCTAGTTCTAAACGGGGCAATTGATCCAGCCGTACCAAAAGAGCAAATTGCAGATTTTGAAAAAGAAATGAATGAGGCAAAGGTTGATTGGCAATTTGTAAACTTCAGTGGAGCCGTTCACTCTTTTACAAACCCAGAGGCTAATCGCAAAGGTCGATCAGAGTATCACCCCGTTGCTGCTAAGAGATCGTTTATTATGATGAATAACTTCTTTGATGAAGTATTTAATTAA
- a CDS encoding DUF2391 family protein, producing the protein MTKDRFKSEIKQVGGYLKEVVTFFDSSGKPISHVVNPLMVELRPRDITQIFVGALLVSSPLCFTEEVWVLSMNLRNENVIYLGICSIVVVLLFVYFNFYRDKLRGNVIEFIKRIIAIYAISILSIVLVLFLIDKFPIMTTPYIALKRVIIIGFPSIFGAVITDSLK; encoded by the coding sequence ATGACAAAAGATCGCTTTAAGTCTGAGATTAAGCAAGTTGGTGGCTACTTAAAAGAAGTCGTTACCTTCTTTGATTCATCAGGAAAACCGATTAGTCATGTTGTAAATCCACTCATGGTTGAATTGAGACCACGAGATATCACTCAGATTTTTGTCGGAGCACTCCTAGTTTCTTCGCCTCTATGTTTTACGGAAGAAGTTTGGGTTCTGAGCATGAATCTTAGAAATGAGAATGTAATCTACCTTGGCATTTGTTCTATCGTAGTTGTGCTTCTCTTTGTCTATTTCAACTTCTACCGAGATAAGCTAAGAGGAAATGTCATTGAATTTATAAAGAGGATTATTGCCATCTATGCCATATCAATTCTAAGTATTGTCTTAGTTCTCTTTCTCATCGATAAGTTTCCAATTATGACAACTCCCTATATCGCTTTAAAGAGGGTTATTATCATCGGGTTCCCATCTATATTTGGAGCTGTGATTACAGACTCTTTAAAGTAA
- a CDS encoding RNA polymerase sigma factor: MQELDDQELMIQYQNGDHRAFEVLYKRHEAKVYSYLKKRLPHSDNVEEVFQNAFLKVHKSRHNYNPKFLFVQWLYVIARSELLDFCKKKKVVHIEYIEMASEDTSVDGELELKDYKNLSEKEKELLSLKFISDLDYSEISEALNISQSNARKIFSRALKKVKEALIKGES; this comes from the coding sequence ATGCAAGAATTAGACGACCAAGAGTTAATGATTCAGTACCAAAACGGAGACCACAGAGCTTTTGAGGTTTTGTATAAGCGCCATGAGGCAAAGGTTTATAGCTATTTAAAAAAGAGACTTCCCCATAGCGATAATGTGGAAGAAGTTTTTCAAAATGCTTTTTTAAAAGTCCATAAGTCTAGGCACAACTACAACCCCAAATTCCTCTTTGTGCAATGGCTATACGTCATTGCAAGATCTGAGCTACTTGATTTTTGTAAGAAAAAGAAAGTTGTTCATATAGAGTATATAGAAATGGCGAGCGAGGACACTAGCGTGGATGGAGAGCTAGAGCTCAAAGACTACAAGAACTTGAGTGAAAAAGAAAAAGAGCTCTTAAGTCTAAAGTTCATCTCCGACCTAGACTATAGTGAGATATCTGAAGCTCTAAATATTTCACAAAGTAATGCTAGAAAGATTTTTTCTAGAGCATTGAAGAAAGTAAAAGAAGCTCTCATCAAGGGGGAATCATGA
- a CDS encoding DUF3347 domain-containing protein — MKSIILIFSLLTINLSFAKESIEEGAKNSMLKVLESNEALHASFFKYNPKEVEQNAKKTLDALNAIKNPELKKLLAKAGEKLKLITATAEREANNVNYHQASMAFIYIINKYDLGEKYAGYRCPMVKKKWVQNTKKMGRVHNPYDPSMPHCGGKMN, encoded by the coding sequence ATGAAGTCTATTATTTTAATTTTCTCACTACTTACCATTAACCTCAGCTTCGCTAAGGAGAGCATAGAGGAAGGTGCAAAGAATTCAATGTTAAAAGTACTGGAGAGTAACGAGGCTCTGCACGCTTCATTTTTTAAGTACAATCCTAAAGAAGTTGAGCAAAACGCTAAGAAAACTTTAGATGCTTTAAATGCCATTAAAAATCCTGAACTTAAAAAGCTCTTGGCCAAGGCAGGTGAGAAGCTAAAGCTCATTACTGCAACAGCAGAGAGGGAAGCTAATAATGTCAATTATCACCAAGCTTCTATGGCCTTTATTTATATAATTAATAAATACGATTTAGGTGAAAAGTACGCCGGTTACAGATGTCCAATGGTGAAAAAGAAGTGGGTTCAAAATACAAAGAAAATGGGAAGAGTTCACAATCCTTATGACCCATCTATGCCACATTGTGGTGGAAAAATGAATTAG
- a CDS encoding carbonic anhydrase, with product MDIKNIFKNNEEWIKGKLAIDEDYFKELSKGQTPEILYIGCSDSRVTAEELMGINPGEAFVHRNIANMVSSLDLNVQSVLNYAVTHLEVNHVVVCGHYGCGGIKAAMESKDLGILNPWLRNIRDVYRLHKNTLNAIEDEHDRYKKLVELNVQEQCINLIKTACVQQASKSRDIKVHGWVFDMETGKLIDLEINFQEILKGIMEIYHLD from the coding sequence ATGGATATTAAAAATATATTTAAAAATAATGAAGAGTGGATCAAGGGAAAGCTTGCTATAGACGAAGATTACTTCAAAGAACTCTCTAAAGGGCAAACTCCAGAGATTCTCTACATCGGTTGTTCAGACTCAAGAGTTACAGCAGAAGAGCTTATGGGGATTAACCCAGGTGAAGCGTTTGTTCATAGAAATATTGCCAATATGGTTAGTAGCTTAGATCTTAACGTACAATCAGTACTCAACTATGCGGTTACACATCTTGAAGTAAATCACGTCGTTGTTTGTGGACACTATGGTTGTGGTGGTATTAAGGCCGCAATGGAGAGCAAGGACTTAGGAATTTTAAATCCTTGGCTAAGAAATATTAGAGACGTTTACCGCCTTCACAAAAACACATTGAATGCAATTGAAGATGAGCATGATCGCTACAAAAAGCTGGTTGAGCTAAATGTTCAAGAGCAATGTATTAACCTAATTAAAACAGCATGTGTCCAGCAGGCCTCAAAGAGTCGTGACATCAAAGTTCACGGTTGGGTCTTCGATATGGAAACTGGAAAGTTGATTGATCTTGAAATTAACTTCCAAGAAATTCTCAAAGGTATTATGGAGATCTATCACCTAGACTAA